The following coding sequences lie in one Fimbriimonadaceae bacterium genomic window:
- a CDS encoding Fic family protein, which produces MQQASKRAGLYVGQPTGYRAFVPKALPPDPPIAFDDEMLELLSKADRALGRLDGSTEALPNPDLFVMMYVRKEAVLSSQIEGTQASLADVLELEAKVLDPQIPADVSEVVNYVNALNYGIERLDTLPMSLRLLCEIHAKLLAGTRGQERNPGEFRRSQNWIGPQGCTLKTARFVPPAPDDMKLALGDWERFLHDERPMPLLIKVGLAHAQLETIHPFLDGNGRVGRLLITFLLCERNALKRPLLYLSHYFKQNRLEYYDRLQAVRDKGDWEGWLRFFLAGVASVANEATDVARRIVALREGQRTTIQEKFGRTTADGLRLHEQLFQHPFLSVHLAQQLTGKGFKAANKLVGQMVDAGILREVTGRARKRVFLHWRYFRMFDDSEVEASEVATPEEADETIAL; this is translated from the coding sequence ATGCAACAGGCTTCGAAGCGTGCGGGACTATACGTCGGTCAACCGACGGGCTATCGCGCGTTCGTCCCGAAGGCGCTCCCGCCCGACCCGCCGATCGCCTTTGACGACGAGATGCTTGAGCTGCTCTCCAAGGCGGATCGCGCCTTGGGTCGCCTCGACGGCTCCACTGAGGCGCTGCCCAACCCCGACCTCTTCGTGATGATGTACGTCCGTAAGGAGGCGGTTCTCAGCTCCCAGATCGAGGGGACGCAGGCTTCGCTCGCTGACGTGCTGGAGCTTGAGGCGAAGGTTCTCGACCCACAGATTCCCGCCGACGTCTCCGAGGTTGTCAACTACGTCAACGCACTCAACTACGGGATCGAACGCCTCGACACGCTGCCGATGTCGCTGCGCCTGCTGTGCGAGATCCACGCCAAGCTCTTGGCCGGCACCCGAGGCCAAGAGCGGAACCCAGGCGAGTTTCGGCGGAGCCAGAACTGGATCGGCCCGCAGGGCTGCACGCTCAAGACGGCTCGGTTCGTCCCTCCCGCTCCCGACGACATGAAACTGGCGCTCGGCGACTGGGAGAGGTTCCTCCACGACGAGCGCCCGATGCCGCTTCTGATCAAGGTCGGCCTCGCGCACGCCCAGTTGGAGACGATCCATCCGTTCCTCGACGGCAACGGTCGCGTCGGGCGCCTGCTGATCACCTTCTTGCTGTGCGAGCGTAACGCCCTCAAGCGCCCCTTGCTCTACCTGTCCCACTACTTCAAGCAGAATCGCCTTGAATACTACGACAGGCTCCAGGCGGTTCGGGACAAGGGTGACTGGGAGGGGTGGTTGCGCTTCTTCCTCGCGGGCGTCGCGTCGGTCGCAAACGAGGCAACGGACGTAGCACGGAGGATCGTGGCGCTGCGCGAGGGTCAGCGGACGACGATCCAGGAGAAGTTCGGCAGGACAACGGCAGACGGACTGCGCCTCCACGAGCAGCTCTTCCAGCACCCGTTCCTGAGCGTGCACCTCGCGCAGCAACTCACGGGGAAGGGCTTCAAGGCGGCGAACAAGCTCGTAGGCCAGATGGTCGACGCGGGAATCCTGCGCGAAGTGACGGGCCGCGCCCGCAAGCGAGTCTTCCTGCACTGGCGCTACTTCCGCATGTTCGACGACTCCGAGGTCGAGGCAAGCGAAGTAGCGACTCCCGAAGAGGCAGACGAGACTATCGCGCTCTAG
- a CDS encoding methyl-accepting chemotaxis protein, which produces MRKLPTAKLLGSMRYATKFGLIAFLFLVPLGISSFFYLKAAAADAEFANAEVVGADYIAVANEVVGQLAESEGTSNPAVSEAAGRLADAQQKFGKGFDCESEFNAAKEALSKAENGDAAAVSAAIDSCAKLIGKVALASGIVLDPVSESYYTFDVATNQMVKAVPRSFQAKTLMADKKASDGDRAVIAAMLRLDADNIASDIDLAIKSKGGLKSSLAGPSADFIAHVGEAAKAIEANGTADFRGLTESALAIQKASLAEARKITQDRLDAKLSERGMFLTTVSTFLVLAALAFGGFYSSTKSSVDSLIVNAGHMAVGDLNHDLVRSTNDEVGDVFPKLQEMSESLRELAASAEKVAQGDLTTRVDVRGDEDVLGHAMRKMLENLKLVIGELTLQSESLTDASRVLTEAATETGTSTKAIEASAGEVSEMCEASRRASQDIAVSCEKQAASIDEVNNLIKEVNVVIGNLEEAVESQGAAAVVASGHVKDGNKAFQATLASVQNVDTQMKHSAATVEALGQKSEKIGSIVDTISDIAEQTNLLALNAAIEAARAGEQGRGFAVVADEVRKLAERSSEATNEIASLIEDVRSGVDDALRAMEGSVKELGVTRDVSSTAEQALATVETHTASMAEATSLLSEAAQAITKKTKDLHQTMQAIGAISESTAAAAEELTATAAEVAGQADEVAGRARTQSTLVNNIEQKAHDLSGMSDTLREMTSRFHLGNGDQTRRAA; this is translated from the coding sequence ATGAGAAAATTACCTACGGCCAAATTGCTGGGTTCAATGCGCTATGCGACAAAGTTCGGGCTGATCGCGTTCCTGTTCCTCGTACCGCTTGGCATCAGCAGCTTCTTCTATCTGAAGGCAGCCGCAGCAGACGCGGAGTTTGCCAACGCCGAGGTGGTCGGCGCCGACTATATTGCCGTGGCCAACGAGGTGGTGGGCCAGCTCGCCGAATCGGAGGGCACGAGCAACCCGGCGGTGAGTGAAGCGGCCGGGCGGCTCGCGGACGCCCAACAGAAGTTCGGCAAAGGCTTCGACTGTGAGTCGGAGTTCAACGCGGCCAAGGAGGCGTTGTCCAAGGCGGAGAATGGTGACGCGGCGGCGGTCAGCGCGGCGATCGACTCGTGCGCCAAGTTGATCGGCAAGGTCGCTTTGGCGTCGGGGATCGTCCTCGACCCGGTCTCCGAGTCTTATTACACGTTTGACGTGGCGACTAACCAGATGGTCAAGGCCGTTCCCCGGTCGTTTCAAGCCAAGACCCTCATGGCCGACAAGAAGGCTTCTGACGGCGACCGGGCCGTCATCGCCGCGATGCTGCGATTGGACGCGGACAACATCGCATCCGACATCGACTTGGCGATCAAGTCTAAGGGTGGCCTCAAGAGTTCGCTCGCGGGGCCGTCAGCAGATTTCATTGCCCACGTCGGAGAGGCGGCCAAAGCCATTGAGGCGAACGGGACCGCCGACTTTCGTGGTCTGACCGAGAGCGCCCTGGCCATCCAAAAGGCGAGCCTGGCCGAGGCACGCAAGATCACCCAAGACCGGCTTGACGCGAAACTGAGCGAGCGGGGCATGTTCCTGACCACGGTCTCGACGTTCCTGGTGCTTGCCGCCTTGGCGTTCGGCGGGTTCTACAGTTCGACAAAGTCCTCCGTCGACTCGTTGATCGTCAATGCCGGTCACATGGCGGTCGGGGACCTGAACCATGACCTGGTGCGTAGCACCAACGACGAGGTGGGCGACGTGTTTCCGAAGCTTCAGGAGATGTCGGAGAGCCTCCGTGAATTGGCTGCTTCGGCCGAAAAGGTCGCCCAGGGCGACCTGACGACGCGGGTCGACGTGCGTGGTGATGAGGACGTCCTGGGCCACGCGATGCGGAAGATGCTCGAAAACCTGAAGCTCGTGATCGGCGAGCTCACGCTTCAATCGGAGTCGTTGACCGACGCCAGCCGCGTCCTGACTGAAGCGGCCACGGAGACCGGCACGAGCACCAAGGCCATCGAAGCTTCGGCAGGTGAAGTCTCCGAGATGTGCGAGGCGTCACGCCGGGCGAGCCAAGACATCGCCGTGAGCTGCGAAAAGCAGGCCGCCAGCATCGACGAGGTCAACAACCTGATCAAGGAGGTCAACGTCGTCATCGGAAACCTTGAAGAAGCGGTCGAGTCCCAGGGTGCCGCCGCGGTCGTCGCGTCGGGCCACGTGAAGGACGGCAACAAGGCGTTCCAGGCGACCCTCGCCAGTGTCCAAAACGTGGACACCCAAATGAAGCACTCGGCGGCGACCGTCGAGGCATTGGGCCAGAAATCGGAGAAGATCGGTTCGATCGTCGACACGATCTCCGACATCGCCGAGCAGACCAACCTTCTCGCGCTCAACGCCGCGATCGAGGCGGCACGGGCCGGCGAGCAGGGCCGAGGGTTCGCAGTCGTGGCGGACGAGGTCCGCAAGTTGGCCGAACGCTCGTCGGAGGCGACCAACGAGATCGCTTCGCTGATCGAGGACGTCCGCTCCGGCGTGGACGACGCCCTGCGGGCGATGGAGGGCAGTGTGAAGGAGTTGGGCGTGACCCGTGACGTCAGCTCGACGGCAGAGCAAGCGCTGGCCACGGTCGAGACCCATACCGCGTCGATGGCCGAAGCGACCTCCTTGCTCAGCGAGGCGGCCCAGGCGATCACGAAGAAGACCAAAGACCTTCATCAGACGATGCAGGCGATCGGCGCGATTTCGGAGTCGACGGCGGCCGCCGCCGAGGAACTGACCGCGACCGCCGCCGAAGTGGCGGGGCAGGCCGACGAAGTGGCGGGGCGCGCCCGGACTCAGTCGACCTTGGTCAACAACATCGAGCAGAAGGCACACGACCTCTCCGGTATGTCGGACACCTTGAGGGAGATGACTTCCCGGTTCCACCTAGGGAATGGCGACCAGACTCGTCGTGCGGCTTGA
- a CDS encoding cytochrome c maturation protein CcmE produces MKPGIIVSIALAAVGVVGLGMVFVSNASPYVTVKEAQNHGAGVHVVGEIVPETLQEKTLDRQVKFNLKDATGTMPVVYTGPPQSNLASAKQVVVIGTMKEGTFHSEKMLVKCPSKYESELPAGSGPTKE; encoded by the coding sequence ATGAAACCTGGCATTATCGTCTCCATCGCCCTCGCCGCGGTCGGTGTCGTCGGTCTCGGGATGGTGTTCGTCAGTAACGCGAGTCCCTACGTCACGGTGAAAGAAGCCCAAAACCATGGGGCGGGAGTCCACGTCGTCGGGGAGATCGTTCCGGAGACCCTCCAGGAGAAGACCCTGGACCGTCAGGTGAAGTTCAACCTTAAGGACGCCACGGGCACGATGCCGGTGGTCTACACCGGCCCGCCGCAATCAAACCTCGCCTCGGCCAAGCAAGTCGTCGTGATCGGCACGATGAAGGAAGGCACGTTCCATTCCGAGAAGATGCTCGTCAAATGCCCGTCCAAGTACGAGAGCGAACTCCCGGCCGGCTCCGGGCCAACCAAGGAATAG
- the ccsA gene encoding cytochrome c biogenesis protein CcsA, translating into MSRLSAPLKWLLMLAMAAMTVYYFAVPPAQSFKEPDLARVVIFHLPCAFTCTVYFLYASFCSGCFLAKRDLLWEHRAAAATAASLTTACATMATGILFSKVQWGEWWHWDARQTSFLIVLLLLGAYFLVRIAFDEPVMRARAAAAYSVITALPIVFLTFVLPRIPQVAATSLHPSDTVQQGKFSPEYWTGVLGVFTLVMLFTTWVYRTHVHVAVLEEKDTFDDGPHKASDGRAPASGVVRPVRPHE; encoded by the coding sequence ATGAGCCGTCTCTCCGCACCACTCAAGTGGCTGCTGATGTTGGCCATGGCGGCCATGACGGTCTACTACTTTGCCGTCCCACCGGCCCAAAGTTTCAAGGAACCTGACCTTGCCCGCGTGGTCATCTTCCACCTGCCCTGCGCCTTCACGTGCACGGTCTACTTTCTCTATGCGTCGTTCTGCTCCGGTTGCTTCTTGGCCAAGCGTGACCTGCTGTGGGAACACCGGGCGGCGGCGGCGACCGCGGCAAGCTTGACGACCGCCTGCGCCACGATGGCGACGGGGATCCTGTTCAGCAAAGTCCAGTGGGGAGAGTGGTGGCACTGGGACGCCAGGCAGACGTCGTTCTTGATCGTCTTGCTCCTGCTCGGGGCCTATTTTCTGGTCCGTATCGCCTTCGACGAGCCGGTGATGCGGGCCCGTGCCGCCGCGGCCTACTCGGTGATCACGGCCCTGCCGATCGTCTTCCTCACCTTTGTGCTGCCGCGCATACCCCAGGTGGCGGCCACATCCCTCCACCCAAGCGACACGGTGCAGCAGGGCAAGTTTTCACCGGAATATTGGACTGGCGTCTTGGGTGTTTTCACCCTGGTCATGCTGTTCACGACGTGGGTGTACCGGACCCACGTCCACGTCGCAGTTCTCGAAGAAAAGGATACGTTTGACGATGGACCCCACAAAGCTTCTGATGGCCGTGCCCCCGCTTCTGGTGTGGTGCGCCCTGTTCGTCCACATGAGTAG
- a CDS encoding heme exporter protein CcmB, with product MSWSWLEQTAAVVKKEWTAERRDTSASVTALVLSFGTVFTLAFAFYGRTVDAPAAAGMMWAALLFAGVSTLTRTFVAEDEQGTGDLLRVWSQPYVVFWGKAAYACLQMAVVGAVVALSFVVLMSLAVKEPLLFFCSLGGGVFALGGTVTLTSAIISRGANRSNLSGVVALPLLLPLLAMGVASGRSALEGSQLASGWQACAGTWLYTLVVFAVAPHLFAAIWREP from the coding sequence ATGAGTTGGAGTTGGCTTGAGCAGACCGCGGCCGTCGTGAAGAAGGAGTGGACGGCCGAGCGCCGGGACACCAGTGCGTCGGTCACGGCGCTGGTCTTGTCGTTCGGCACCGTCTTCACCCTGGCTTTCGCTTTCTACGGCCGGACTGTAGACGCCCCTGCCGCGGCGGGGATGATGTGGGCGGCCCTGTTGTTCGCCGGCGTCAGCACCTTGACAAGGACGTTCGTCGCGGAGGACGAGCAAGGCACGGGCGACCTCCTTCGGGTTTGGTCGCAGCCTTACGTGGTCTTTTGGGGCAAGGCCGCCTACGCTTGCCTGCAGATGGCGGTGGTCGGAGCGGTCGTCGCCCTCAGCTTCGTCGTCCTCATGTCGCTGGCCGTCAAGGAGCCCCTCCTGTTCTTCTGCAGCCTGGGTGGCGGAGTTTTCGCCCTGGGGGGCACGGTGACGCTGACCTCGGCGATCATTTCGCGCGGGGCCAACCGCTCCAACCTGAGCGGTGTCGTCGCCCTTCCTCTTCTCTTGCCTTTGCTCGCCATGGGCGTCGCGTCGGGCCGGAGTGCCCTGGAAGGAAGCCAACTGGCCTCAGGGTGGCAGGCCTGTGCGGGGACGTGGCTGTATACTCTCGTCGTGTTCGCGGTGGCCCCACACCTGTTCGCCGCGATCTGGCGCGAACCATGA
- a CDS encoding ABC transporter ATP-binding protein, which produces MVGGENLGKRYGDRWLFRRLDFTVAPGECLVLLGRNGSGKSTLLKLLAGLTPPTEGKVTRPDDVGSGLGYAALDQAVYPTLTVAEHLELAARLRGCTARVSELLDEVGLAYAAGYPARTLSTGMRARLKLALAVQAGPGALLLDEPGAGLDADGLATLSAVVAARAPRTAIVIATNDPAERRFATHELELA; this is translated from the coding sequence GTGGTGGGCGGCGAGAACCTGGGCAAGCGCTATGGCGACCGATGGCTCTTCCGCCGCTTGGACTTCACCGTCGCACCGGGTGAGTGCCTGGTGCTCCTGGGCCGGAACGGCAGTGGCAAGAGCACGCTGCTCAAGCTCCTTGCCGGCCTCACCCCCCCTACCGAAGGCAAGGTGACCCGGCCCGACGACGTCGGCAGCGGCCTGGGTTACGCCGCTCTGGACCAGGCCGTCTATCCCACCTTGACCGTCGCCGAGCACCTGGAGCTTGCCGCCCGTCTCCGTGGGTGCACCGCCCGGGTCAGCGAACTCCTCGACGAAGTCGGCCTTGCCTACGCCGCGGGTTATCCTGCGCGCACCCTGTCCACCGGAATGAGGGCGAGGCTCAAGCTCGCCCTGGCCGTCCAGGCCGGACCGGGAGCCCTGTTGCTCGACGAGCCGGGGGCCGGTTTGGACGCCGACGGCCTCGCCACCCTCTCGGCCGTCGTCGCCGCCCGCGCGCCGAGGACGGCCATCGTCATCGCGACCAACGACCCGGCGGAACGGAGGTTCGCCACCCATGAGTTGGAGTTGGCTTGA
- a CDS encoding type II/IV secretion system protein, translating into MGFVNESDLLETLAEHLKTPVWDLESCPPTQDALACVPMSVCQEHRLVPVQLINDDLYVAMANIDDVRASDTVALGAKKRVVPVLVRTAQLEAFLGGQTRQAVNFADLLVSKALEVTQDNSVEDDSESILTVESTAPVITLVNQIIAQAITLKASDIHIEPRRDRSDVRFRLDGLMQEVQQFPSKLHAMVAARIKIMAELDVVENRLPQDGHFSARLDDRAVDVRVSLLPNRHGCRVVMRVMDSKSQMLDLDQLGFSDRNLATWRELIDNPYGLLLVTGPTGSGKTTTLYSALSSIAGPTRDVMTCEDPVECDLEGINQSQVNERIGLTFARQLRAILRQDPDVVLVGEIRDAETLQTAIRASMTGHLVLSTLHCNDSVGALPRVFDMGAEPYLLSTSLLGVVAQRLVRRLCPNCKVEQKVSSEDADLLGACLGQVPDSLWESVGCPACLGSGYRGRSAVHEIFRVSPDAASLIARHATVEEISALAQREGMTTIQQDALTKVVDGLTSMAEARRLVAFGSVKSSLSTSLAA; encoded by the coding sequence ATGGGCTTTGTCAATGAATCTGACCTCCTCGAGACTTTGGCTGAGCACCTAAAGACGCCGGTTTGGGATCTTGAATCATGCCCGCCGACCCAGGACGCCCTCGCCTGTGTCCCCATGTCAGTGTGTCAGGAGCACCGGCTAGTCCCCGTACAGCTGATTAACGACGACCTCTACGTGGCGATGGCGAACATTGACGATGTCCGGGCCAGCGACACCGTCGCCTTAGGAGCAAAGAAGCGCGTCGTTCCGGTCTTGGTAAGGACGGCCCAATTGGAAGCCTTCCTCGGTGGTCAGACTCGGCAAGCCGTCAACTTTGCGGATCTGCTCGTCAGCAAAGCGCTGGAAGTTACCCAAGACAACAGCGTTGAAGATGACTCCGAGAGCATCTTGACCGTTGAGTCGACCGCCCCGGTCATCACCCTTGTCAACCAGATCATTGCCCAAGCGATCACGCTCAAGGCCAGCGACATCCATATCGAACCTCGGCGTGACCGATCCGACGTCAGATTCCGCCTAGACGGCCTGATGCAAGAGGTTCAGCAGTTCCCGTCCAAACTGCATGCGATGGTGGCGGCACGGATCAAGATCATGGCCGAACTGGACGTGGTCGAGAACCGTCTGCCGCAAGACGGTCACTTCAGCGCTAGGCTCGACGACCGCGCCGTCGACGTCCGCGTCAGCCTGCTTCCCAACCGTCATGGTTGCCGCGTCGTCATGCGCGTGATGGACAGCAAGTCGCAAATGCTTGATCTGGACCAACTCGGATTCTCCGACCGAAACCTCGCCACTTGGCGCGAGTTGATCGACAACCCGTACGGATTGCTTTTGGTCACCGGGCCGACCGGATCAGGCAAGACGACGACGTTGTATTCGGCTCTGAGCAGCATCGCTGGGCCGACTCGCGACGTGATGACTTGCGAGGATCCGGTGGAGTGCGACCTAGAGGGGATCAACCAGTCCCAGGTGAACGAGCGGATCGGCCTGACCTTTGCCCGCCAACTCCGCGCGATCCTGCGGCAAGACCCGGACGTGGTTCTGGTGGGCGAGATACGGGACGCCGAAACATTGCAGACTGCGATACGGGCCTCGATGACTGGCCACTTGGTTCTGAGCACACTTCACTGCAACGACTCGGTAGGTGCCTTGCCGAGGGTCTTCGACATGGGTGCCGAGCCGTATTTGTTGAGCACCTCGCTCCTTGGGGTTGTCGCCCAGCGACTTGTGAGGAGGCTCTGCCCGAATTGCAAGGTTGAGCAAAAGGTGTCGAGTGAAGACGCCGATCTCCTGGGTGCCTGTTTGGGCCAGGTACCAGACAGCCTCTGGGAGTCCGTGGGCTGCCCGGCGTGTCTCGGGTCTGGCTACCGGGGACGGAGCGCGGTCCACGAGATCTTCCGCGTCAGCCCGGACGCCGCAAGTCTGATCGCCAGACACGCCACTGTTGAAGAGATCAGCGCACTTGCCCAGCGAGAGGGAATGACCACCATCCAGCAGGACGCGTTGACCAAGGTCGTCGATGGCTTGACCTCGATGGCCGAGGCCCGTCGGTTGGTGGCCTTTGGGTCAGTGAAGTCGTCACTATCAACTTCACTTGCCGCTTGA
- a CDS encoding TIM barrel protein — MDSNVTRRQALAWGAAAVVSATASKVSAVTPPAEKPGAGRLNQSVCKWCYSMDLDKLAGHAAKLGLKSVELLGEADWPTVAKHGLVCAVANGPTSIGTGWNRIENHDRFVKESERLLPLVKAAGIPNMIVFSGNRAGLPDDEGLANCAKGLKRITPLAEELGVTVIMELLNSKVDHHDYQCDKTPWGVELVKRVGSPRFKLLYDIYHMQIMEGDVIRTIEQNHEHIAHYHTAGNPGRNEIDATQELNYRRVAQAIADTGFKGYFAHEFIPKRDPVKSLGEAYETCLV; from the coding sequence ATGGACAGCAACGTCACGCGCCGACAAGCGCTCGCATGGGGCGCGGCCGCCGTCGTGTCGGCCACCGCGTCAAAGGTCTCGGCCGTGACTCCGCCTGCGGAGAAGCCCGGTGCGGGCCGGCTCAACCAGTCCGTCTGCAAGTGGTGCTACTCCATGGACCTGGACAAACTGGCGGGACACGCCGCCAAGCTGGGCCTGAAGAGCGTCGAACTGCTCGGCGAGGCCGACTGGCCGACAGTGGCCAAGCACGGCTTGGTCTGCGCCGTCGCCAACGGGCCGACGAGCATCGGCACGGGTTGGAACCGCATCGAGAACCATGACCGGTTTGTGAAGGAGTCCGAACGGCTCCTCCCCCTCGTGAAGGCCGCCGGCATTCCGAACATGATCGTCTTCTCCGGCAACCGCGCCGGCCTGCCCGACGACGAAGGCCTGGCCAATTGCGCCAAGGGACTTAAACGGATCACCCCGCTCGCCGAGGAGCTCGGTGTCACGGTGATCATGGAACTGTTGAACAGCAAAGTGGACCACCACGACTACCAGTGCGACAAGACTCCGTGGGGCGTCGAACTGGTCAAGCGGGTCGGTTCACCACGGTTCAAGCTCCTCTACGACATTTATCACATGCAGATCATGGAGGGCGACGTCATCCGGACGATCGAGCAGAACCACGAGCACATCGCCCACTATCACACGGCCGGAAACCCGGGCCGCAACGAGATTGACGCCACTCAGGAGTTGAACTACCGGAGGGTGGCCCAGGCGATCGCCGACACTGGTTTCAAGGGCTACTTCGCCCACGAGTTCATCCCCAAGCGAGACCCCGTCAAGTCTTTGGGTGAAGCCTATGAGACCTGCCTGGTGTGA
- a CDS encoding phytanoyl-CoA dioxygenase family protein gives MLTSLAPTPAERLAGAFTPDRAAQAVRAVLDDGIVILEDVVDLGHVASLRDKMLDDLARFLARPDAPYNWTKGNVQQDPPRQAEFLFRDILVNDFAIQVTKKILGKGMVNSFYSGNTALPSDERQPVHADIGHLWPGQEHVHPPYGIVVNVPLVDMGPDNGSTEIWPGTHKDPSVVFQDGLIEAGEEALARWRDVSPPVQPVVRAGSIVVRDIRMWHAGMPNRTPTPRPMVAMIHYVSWWPQGEKIKFPQGTERLLEHPDLTTWAEFVDGDIDHVGSAHGYAGDAK, from the coding sequence ATGCTGACGTCGCTCGCCCCGACTCCGGCGGAGCGTCTGGCCGGGGCGTTCACGCCCGACCGGGCTGCCCAGGCCGTCCGGGCCGTCCTTGACGACGGGATCGTCATCCTGGAGGACGTCGTCGACCTCGGCCATGTCGCGTCGCTCCGCGACAAGATGCTGGACGACCTCGCCCGGTTCCTGGCCCGGCCTGACGCACCGTACAACTGGACCAAAGGCAACGTCCAGCAGGACCCGCCGCGCCAAGCAGAGTTCCTCTTCCGCGACATCCTCGTGAACGACTTTGCCATCCAGGTCACCAAGAAGATCTTGGGTAAGGGCATGGTCAACAGTTTCTACAGCGGAAACACAGCCCTCCCCAGCGACGAGCGGCAGCCGGTGCACGCCGACATCGGCCACCTGTGGCCGGGCCAGGAGCATGTCCACCCGCCGTACGGCATCGTGGTGAACGTCCCCTTGGTCGATATGGGGCCCGATAACGGTTCCACCGAGATATGGCCGGGCACACACAAGGACCCCAGCGTCGTCTTCCAGGACGGGCTGATCGAGGCGGGTGAGGAAGCGCTGGCCCGCTGGCGCGACGTCAGCCCGCCCGTCCAGCCTGTCGTGAGGGCGGGGAGCATCGTGGTCCGGGACATCCGCATGTGGCACGCGGGCATGCCGAACCGGACGCCGACCCCACGGCCGATGGTCGCGATGATCCACTACGTGAGTTGGTGGCCCCAGGGGGAGAAGATCAAGTTCCCCCAGGGCACGGAACGCCTCTTGGAGCATCCCGACTTGACGACATGGGCAGAGTTTGTCGACGGCGACATCGACCACGTCGGCAGTGCCCACGGCTACGCGGGGGACGCCAAGTAG
- the argG gene encoding argininosuccinate synthase: MAEKVVLAFSGGLDTSWCVPWLIEQGHEVVTATVDVGGISPEEREALRAQSKTLGAVDHIHVDAREMYFEEVVRFLLAGNVMRGGTYPLCVGSERALQARESARVAARVGATAVAHGCTAAGNDQVRFDIALRAYAPDVTALAPIRDLAPSRPDQVAYLKDRGLPVPPFGADYSVNSGLWGVTIGGNETKTTDQTIPESAWQRTRGVFDSPPEEERVTLSFYKGRPDGLDGVKGDSVEAIEKLDVVAARHGIGRGIHLGETVLGVKGRVAFEAPAATLLVAAHRELEKLVMTSRQIAAKDQLSALYGEYVHTGQFPDPVCRDIEAFLASSQERVTGEVKVVLRTGSFMVEGVTSPFSLHRASRAVYGEAVGEWEPRDAQGFCTIVGLPAVLHARAGRQP; the protein is encoded by the coding sequence ATGGCTGAGAAGGTTGTTTTGGCGTTTTCCGGTGGGCTTGACACCAGTTGGTGCGTCCCCTGGCTGATCGAGCAGGGCCACGAGGTTGTCACCGCCACGGTCGACGTTGGCGGAATATCGCCGGAAGAACGAGAGGCGCTGAGGGCGCAGAGCAAGACCCTCGGGGCGGTCGACCACATCCATGTCGACGCCCGTGAAATGTACTTCGAGGAGGTCGTGCGCTTCCTGCTGGCCGGGAACGTCATGCGAGGCGGGACCTATCCCCTGTGTGTCGGTAGCGAGCGCGCCCTCCAGGCCCGCGAGTCGGCCCGGGTGGCGGCCCGCGTCGGAGCGACCGCCGTGGCCCATGGGTGCACCGCGGCGGGCAACGACCAGGTCCGTTTTGATATCGCCCTGCGGGCCTACGCTCCCGACGTGACTGCCTTGGCCCCTATCCGCGACCTTGCCCCAAGCCGGCCCGACCAAGTGGCGTACCTGAAGGATCGGGGCCTGCCGGTGCCGCCGTTTGGGGCGGATTATTCGGTGAACAGCGGCCTCTGGGGCGTCACGATCGGCGGGAACGAGACGAAAACGACTGACCAGACCATCCCCGAGTCGGCCTGGCAGCGCACCCGGGGCGTGTTTGACAGCCCGCCGGAAGAGGAGCGGGTCACCCTCAGCTTCTACAAGGGGCGGCCCGACGGACTGGACGGGGTCAAGGGTGACAGTGTGGAAGCGATCGAGAAGCTCGACGTGGTCGCCGCACGTCACGGGATAGGCCGGGGTATCCACCTCGGCGAGACGGTCTTGGGGGTCAAGGGCCGGGTGGCGTTCGAGGCTCCGGCCGCGACGTTGCTCGTCGCCGCCCACCGAGAGCTTGAGAAGCTGGTCATGACCAGCCGTCAAATCGCCGCCAAGGACCAGCTGTCCGCGCTGTACGGCGAGTACGTCCACACCGGGCAGTTTCCCGACCCGGTCTGTCGGGACATCGAGGCGTTCTTGGCCAGTTCGCAGGAACGGGTGACCGGCGAGGTCAAGGTGGTCCTGAGGACCGGGTCGTTCATGGTCGAGGGCGTGACCTCGCCGTTTTCCCTTCACCGGGCAAGCCGGGCCGTTTATGGCGAGGCGGTCGGTGAATGGGAACCGCGCGACGCCCAGGGCTTTTGCACGATCGTCGGGTTGCCCGCCGTCTTGCATGCCCGGGCGGGGAGACAACCTTGA